Part of the Qipengyuania sp. SS22 genome, CGCCGCGGGCGGAGCCAAGCCGGACCGTCCGGACAAAAGCCTCGAGGGCGCGCAAGGGGGGTAGTCGCCGGGTAGCCATGATGGTTGCACGCTATGGTCGCAATTCGCCCCTGTCGAGGGCGAATGTGCGATAATCTGCAACTGTCGTCACGTGACTGTTGCAAAATCCTCGGGTGCGTGGAGGCGCAGGCGCTTCACATGGGTTTCGTCGCCATCGGTGACTTCGATCCGCCAGCCGCTGCGATGTTCCAGCACGCGGCCCACCTCGGGCACCTGTTCGGCCAGCACGAACGCCAGCCCGCCCAGCGTATCGACCGATTCCTCGACCTCGGCCAGCGCGGGCGAGACCTTCTCGGCCACGTCCTCGAGCTCGGCGCGGGCATCGCAATCCCACATGCCCTCGCCGATATCGACGATCCACTCCTCGGGCGCCTCGTCGTGCTCGTCCTCAATCTCGCCGACGATTTCTTCGACCAGATCCTCGATGGTAATGAGGCCGTCGGTGCCCGAGAATTCGTCGACCACCACCGCCAGATGCATCCGCTGCGCGCGCATGTCGGCCAGCACATCGAGCGCGTTGCGCGTCTGCGGGACATAGAGCGGCTGGCGCATCAGCACGGTCCAGTCGCTCGGCGGAGTTTCGCGCCGGGCGAGGATGGTGAAGACGTCCTTGATGTGGATCATCCCGATCACATCGTCGAGCTGGTCGCGGTAGACGGGCATGCGCGAATGGCCGTGTTCGGCGAAGGTTTCGACCAGCTGGTCCCAGCTGGCGGTGGCTTCGATCGCGATGATCTGGCCGCGCGGCACCGCGACATCGTCGGCATCGTGCTCGGAAAAATGCAGCAGGTTGCGCAGCATCTGGCGCTCGACCAGCGACAGATCGCCCGTGCCGCTGTGTTCGGGCGTATCCTCGCCGTTTTCGTCCTCGTGCTCGTCGATCGCGTCTTCCAGCTGCGCACGCAGCGAGCGTTCGCCGTAGTCGGGGTCGAAAAATTTCCGGATGGCGAGCAAGAGCCCGCTGCTACTCTCCGCGTCTCCCGCGGGTGATGACGAATCGGGCATGGCCCTAATTATGCACTCCAGTCAGTTGCCGTCCCCATATGGGTCGGCGATACCCAATTTTGCAAGCGCTGCGATCTCGATCGCTTCCATCGCTTCGGCCTGCGTGTCCGAATCGACATGATCGTGCCCGGCGAGGTGGAGCAGGCCGTGGATCACGAGGTGCGTGGCATGGTCCGCCAGCGCGATCCCCTTGTCCGCCGCCTCGCGCGCGCAGGTCTCCGCCGCCAGCGCCAGATCGCCCAGCATTTCGGGCGGCCCGTCGGGTGCGAGGCCCAGCAGGTCGGCGCGGTCGAGCATGGGGAAGGACAGCACATTGGTCGGCTTGTCCTTGCCGCGCCATTCCTTGTTCAGGGCGTGAACCTCCGCGTCGCAAGTAAACAGCACCGAGGCGGTCAGCCGCGGATTGCCCAGCGCCGGCTCGCCTGCCGCGACCGCGCCATGCGCACGCTCCACCAGCGCGTCCCAGTCGGTGCCGCCGGGCCAACTGTCGATGTCGATGTCGAAATCCATTTCCGACCCTCTGTCATTGCGAGCGCAGCGAAGCAATCCAGCGCGCAGTTCTATGGATTGCCGCGTCGCCTGCGGCTCCTCGCAATGACTGACTTATGCGCTCAGCCCCTCGTAAGCCTCGACGATGCGGCCGACGATCGGGTGGCGCACCACGTCGGCGGCGGTGAAGCGGATGGTGCCGAAGCCGTCGACGCCCTCCAGCTTGCCGACCGCATCGGCCAGCCCGCTCATGCCGTCGCCGCCGGGGATGTCGACTTGCCGCGGATCGCCGCAGATCACCATGCGGCTGTTCTGGCCGAAACGGGTGAGGAACATCTTCATCTGCTCGCGCGTGGTGTTCTGCGCCTCGTCGAGGATGACGAAGGCGTCGGCAAGCGTGCGGCCGCGCATAAAGGCGATCGGCGCGATCTCGATCTCGCCCGAGGCCAGCCGCCGTTCGACCTGTTCGGGGGGCATGCAATCGTAGAGCGCGTCATACAGGGGACGCAGGTAGGGATCGACCTTCTCTTTCAGATCGCCGGGCAGGAAACCGAGCTTTTCGCCCGCCTCCACCGCGGGGCGGCTGAGGATCAGCCGCTGCACGCTGCCGGTGATCAGCTGCGCGACTGCCTGCGCCACCGCGAGATAGGTCTTACCGGTCCCCGCCGGGCCAAGCGCGAAGATGATGTCGTCGCGCACCAGGCTGCGCATATAGGTGGTCTGCATCGCGCTGCGCGGGACGATGGTCTTGCGCCGCGTGCGGATCATGATCGGCGGGCCAGCCTTGTCGTTGCCCGGTTCGGCGCCGACGATCCCGTCGAGCGTGGGTTCGTCCGACATGGTGATCAGCGCCTCGATCGCCCCGGCGTCGAGATCCTGACCCACCGCCAGCTTGTCGTACATCGCCTTGAGCACGTCGCGCGCCCGCGCCACGCTGTCTTCG contains:
- a CDS encoding hemolysin family protein, coding for MPDSSSPAGDAESSSGLLLAIRKFFDPDYGERSLRAQLEDAIDEHEDENGEDTPEHSGTGDLSLVERQMLRNLLHFSEHDADDVAVPRGQIIAIEATASWDQLVETFAEHGHSRMPVYRDQLDDVIGMIHIKDVFTILARRETPPSDWTVLMRQPLYVPQTRNALDVLADMRAQRMHLAVVVDEFSGTDGLITIEDLVEEIVGEIEDEHDEAPEEWIVDIGEGMWDCDARAELEDVAEKVSPALAEVEESVDTLGGLAFVLAEQVPEVGRVLEHRSGWRIEVTDGDETHVKRLRLHAPEDFATVT
- the ybeY gene encoding rRNA maturation RNase YbeY, whose protein sequence is MDFDIDIDSWPGGTDWDALVERAHGAVAAGEPALGNPRLTASVLFTCDAEVHALNKEWRGKDKPTNVLSFPMLDRADLLGLAPDGPPEMLGDLALAAETCAREAADKGIALADHATHLVIHGLLHLAGHDHVDSDTQAEAMEAIEIAALAKLGIADPYGDGN
- a CDS encoding PhoH family protein, translated to MARKPVQKDAQTFSPPPSPQREVRRAQVDLGFDNQSLLGALFGQFDANLVQVENRLGVFISARGNQLHIEGPEDSVARARDVLKAMYDKLAVGQDLDAGAIEALITMSDEPTLDGIVGAEPGNDKAGPPIMIRTRRKTIVPRSAMQTTYMRSLVRDDIIFALGPAGTGKTYLAVAQAVAQLITGSVQRLILSRPAVEAGEKLGFLPGDLKEKVDPYLRPLYDALYDCMPPEQVERRLASGEIEIAPIAFMRGRTLADAFVILDEAQNTTREQMKMFLTRFGQNSRMVICGDPRQVDIPGGDGMSGLADAVGKLEGVDGFGTIRFTAADVVRHPIVGRIVEAYEGLSA